One genomic window of Manihot esculenta cultivar AM560-2 chromosome 16, M.esculenta_v8, whole genome shotgun sequence includes the following:
- the LOC110603522 gene encoding terpene synthase 6, chloroplastic has translation MALSCTANLKIVLTQSTTPKPHSADPSRLPFNKKLHNVKDPLGKIRDLLKKDENKLPVSSYDTAWVAMVPSQNGYKQPLFPECLDWIMENQQPDGSWALDPTHPLLIKDSLSSTLACLLALHKWDAGDQLVNKGLDFIASNIWAATDQHQLSPLGFDIIFPGMIEHARDVGLNLPINDSSIEGMLSKRDLEIKSFQGEINKLAYFAEGLTRLNDWQKLMKYQSSNGSLFNSPSATAAALTHLHDEKCLDYLHSLVTKFDKAVPTLYPLDIYSRLYMIDSLAKLGIDRHFTEEIATTLDDIYRSWKQGNEEIFSNPGCCAMAFRLLRMNGYEISSDPLENFDKQENMLNSVSDVKSVLELYKASQMTIFQNEPVLERIYAWTSTYLEEKAASAGEIQDKSLQNDVDYTLKHPYANLERIESRRYMENYHLDKVSLLKTSYRCLNIDKRDLLTFSFQDFNECQAMHRKELDYLERWMKEYNVGKLEFARQKVAYAYFSIAAVLPHPEFSDARISWAQNTVLTTVVDDFFDFAGSMEELLNLIELLQRWDEHSAVGFMSKDVEILFYAIYGTTNDLAEKASKQQGRCVKKHLIDIWITLLNTMLKEAEWARNKLVPTMYEYMTNAYVSFALGPVILISLYFLGCKLSEQVVQSQEYDNLFINVSIIGRLLNDRVTVKREGAQGKLNGASLPIIHGRGAITEKEAEEEVERLIESHRRELLRMVQQTEGSVVPKVCKDLYWKMSKILHLFYMGDDAYSSPHKMVGPVNAIVNEPILLPPYSKLD, from the exons ATGGCACTCTCTTGCACGGCCAATCTCAAGATTGTGCTAACACAAAGCACAACACCAAAGCCTCACTCAGCAG ATCCATCACGACTACCGTTCAACAAAAAGCTGCACAATGTAAAAGATCCACTTGGAAAAATCAGAGATTTGTTGAAGAAAGATGAGAATAAGCTACCAGTTTCCTCATATGACACTGCTTGGGTTGCGATGGTACCCTCACAGAATGGTTACAAGCAGCCCCTTTTCCCAGAATGCCTTGACTGGATTATGGAGAATCAGCAGCCTGATGGTTCATGGGCTCTTGACCCTACTCATCCTCTCCTTATTAAAGACTCCCTCTCTTCCACACTTGCCTGTCTGTTAGCTCTCCACAAATGGGATGCAGGCGACCAACTTGTGAATAAAGGTCTAGACTTCATCGCCTCTAACATTTGGGCTGCCACTGACCAGCATCAACTTTCTCCTCTTGGCTTCGATATAATATTTCCAGGCATGATTGAGCATGCAAGAGATGTAGGCTTGAATCTTCCTATCAACGACTCTTCGATAGAGGGAATGCTTAGCAAGCGAGATTTGGAAATTAAAAG CTTCCAAGGCGAGATAAACAAGCTTGCATATTTTGCAGAGGGGCTGACTCGGTTAAATGATTGGCAAAAGCTTATGAAATATCAAAGCAGTAACGGCTCGCTGTTTAATTCACCATCTGCAACTGCAGCTGCTCTGACCCATCTTCATGATGAAAAATGTTTGGATTACTTGCACTCCCTGGTGACAAAATTCGACAAAGCAG TTCCTACCCTCTATCCCCTGGACATCTATTCTCGTCTCTATATGATCGACAGTTTGGCAAAACTGGGAATAGACAGACATTTCACCGAAGAAATAGCAACCACACTAGATGACATATACAG ATCCTGGAAGCAAGGCAATGAAGAAATATTTTCAAACCCTGGATGTTGTGCCATGGCATTTAGGCTACTACGGATGAACGGCTACGAAATCTCTTCAG ATCCATTGGAAAATTTTGACAAACAAGAGAATATGTTGAATTCAGTGAGTGATGTAAAGTCTGTTTTGGAGTTATATAAAGCTTCACAGATGACAATATTTCAGAATGAACCTGTTCTGGAAAGAATTTATGCATGGACAAGCACCTATCTTGAAGAGAAAGCAGCAAGTGCTGGGGAGATTCAAGACAAGAGTTTGCAGAACGAT GTGGATTATACTCTTAAACATCCGTATGCAAATCTGGAAAGAATTGAAAGCCGTCGTTATATGGAGAATTACCATCTAGACAAAGTTTCACTTCTGAAAACATCTTACAG GTGTCTCAATATTGATAAAAGAGATCTCTTAACGTTTTCATTCCAAGACTTTAATGAGTGTCAAGCCATGCACCGCAAGGAACTAGATTATTTGGAAAG ATGGATGAAAGAGTATAATGTGGGAAAATTGGAGTTTGCAAGACAGAAGGTAGCATATGCCTATTTTTCTATTGCTGCGGTCCTTCCTCATCCTGAATTCTCTGATGCTCGCATCTCATGGGCTCAAAACACTGTTCTAACAACTGTTGTCGATGATTTCTTCGACTTTGCTGGTTCAATGGAGGAACTATTAAACCTCATTGAATTGCTTCAAAG ATGGGATGAGCACTCAGCTGTTGGGTTCATGTCaaaagatgtggagatcctcTTTTATGCAATTTATGGCACAACCAATGATCTAGCTGAGAAGGCCAGCAAACAACAAGGGCGCTGCGTCAAAAAGCACTTGATTGATATT TGGATCACTCTGCTGAATACCATGTTAAAGGAAGCAGAATGGGCAAGGAACAAACTAGTGCCAACCATGTATGAGTACATGACAAATGCATATGTATCATTTGCCTTGGGACCTGTTATTCTCATATCACTTTATTTCTTGGGCTGCAAGCTCTCTGAACAAGTTGTACAAAGCCAGGAGTATGATAATCTCTTCATAAATGTCAGCATAATTGGGAGACTTCTAAACGATCGTGTAACTGTTAAG AGAGAAGGCGCACAAGGGAAATTGAATGGAGCATCATTGCCAATAATACACGGGCGTGGAGCTATAACTGAAAAGGAGGCTGAAGAAGAAGTTGAAAGACTGATAGAGAGCCATAGGAGAGAATTACTGAGGATGGTGCAACAAACAGAAGGAAGTGTAGTTCCTAAAGTTTGCAAAGATCTGTATTGGAAGATGAGCAAGATCTTGCACCTCTTCTACATGGGTGATGATGCCTATTCAAGTCCACACAAGATGGTTGGTCCTGTGAATGCAATAGTCAATGAACCAATCCTTCTACCCCCATACTCAAAATTGGATTAA